In Glycine max cultivar Williams 82 chromosome 7, Glycine_max_v4.0, whole genome shotgun sequence, a single window of DNA contains:
- the LOC100801757 gene encoding protein NRT1/ PTR FAMILY 5.6, protein MEKKVSLEVKPEEGDEVKWVLDSSVDHKGRVPLRASTGSWKAALFIIAIETSERLSYFGIATSLVLYLTKVMHQELKTAARNVNYWAGVTTLMPLFGGFIADAYLGRYSTVLASSIVYLIGLVLLTLSWFLPSLKPCDGTDMCTEPRRIHEVVFFLAIYLISFGTGGHKPSLESFGADQFDEDHDGERRQKMSFFNWWNCALCSGLIVGVTLIVYIQDNINWGAADIIFTVVMAFSLLIFIIGRPFYRYRVPTGSPLTPMLQVLVAAISKRKLPYPSNPDQLYEVPKYNSNNRRYLCHTNKLKFLDKAAILVDDGSSAEKQSPWNLATVTKVEEMKLIINIIPIWVSTIPFGMCVAQTATFFVKQGTQLNRKIGEGFEIPPASIFTVAALGMVVSVAIYDKILVPALRRVTQNERGINILQRIGFGMLFSIATMIVAALVEKKRLEAVERDPLKGSLTMSVFWLAPQFLIIGFGDGFTLVGLQEYFYDQVPDSMRSLGIAFYLSVIGAASFLSSMLITVVDHITKKSGKSWFGKDLNSSRLDKFYWLLAAIATVNLFLFVFVARRYSYKNVQKLAVADCYEGKSDCEGVETKV, encoded by the exons ATGGAGAAGAAGGTTAGTCTTGAAGTGAAACCAGAAGAGGGTGATGAGGTGAAATGGGTTCTTGATTCTTCAGTGGACCACAAAGGCAGGGTTCCACTCAGAGCTTCAACTGGTTCTTGGAAAGCTGCTCTCTTCATTATTG CTATTGAGACTAGCGAGAGATTGAGCTACTTCGGAATAGCAACTAGTTTGGTCCTTTACCTCACAAAGGTTATGCATCAAGAACTCAAAACAGCAGCAAGAAATGTGAACTACTGGGCTGGTGTCACAACTTTGATGCCACTGTTTGGTGGATTCATAGCTGATGCATATTTGGGCCGTTACTCCACTGTGCTGGCATCATCCATTGTTTATCTCATT GGTTTGGTTCTCCTTACTCTGTCTTGGTTCTTACCAAGCTTAAAGCCATGTGATGGCACAGACATGTGCACTGAACCAAGGAGAATTCATGAAGTGGTTTTCTTCCTGGCCATTTACCTTATATCTTTTGGAACTGGAGGGCACAAACCCTCCTTGGAGAGCTTTGGAGCTGACCAATTTGATGAGGATCATGATGGAGAAAGGAGACAAAAAATGTCCTTTTTCAATTGGTGGAATTGTGCTCTATGCAGTGGACTTATTGTTGGAGTGACCCTCATTGTTTACATACAAGACAACATAAACTGGGGAGCTGCTGATATTATCTTCACAGTGGTCATGGCCTTTTCACTGCTCATCTTCATAATTGGAAGGCCATTTTATCGTTATAGGGTACCAACTGGGAGTCCCTTAACTCCAATGTTGCAAGTTCTTGTCGCTGCCATTTCCAAAAGAAAGCTTCCATATCCTTCTAATCCTGATCAATTGTATGAGGTTCCCAAGTATAACAGCAACAATAGAAGATATCTGTGTCACACTAACAAACTCAA ATTTCTTGACAAGGCAGCAATTCTTGTTGATGATGGAAGTTCAGCAGAGAAGCAGAGTCCATGGAACCTAGCAACTGTAACTAAGGTTGAAGAAATGAAGCTTATTATCAACATTATCCCCATTTGGGTATCCACCATACCATTTGGTATGTGTGTAGCACAAACAGCTACATTCTTCGTCAAACAAGGCACCCAGTTGAACAGAAAGATAGGTGAAGGGTTTGAGATTCCTCCAGCTTCAATCTTCACAGTTGCTGCATTGGGAATGGTAGTTTCTGTGGCCATATATGACAAGATTCTTGTGCCTGCGTTAAGAAGGGTAACACAAAACGAGAGAGGAATCAACATTCTTCAGAGGATTGGCTTTGGAATGCTCTTCTCTATTGCTACAATGATAGTAGCAGCTTTGGTGGAGAAAAAAAGGCTTGAGGCTGTTGAGAGGGACCCCTTGAAGGGTTCACTAACAATGAGTGTGTTCTGGTTGGCACCACAGTTTCTCATTATTGGTTTTGGTGATGGTTTTACTCTTGTGGGTTTGCAAGAGTACTTTTATGATCAAGTTCCTGACTCAATGAGAAGCCTAGGCATAGCATTTTACCTTAGTGTAATTGGTGCAGCGAGTTTCCTAAGTAGTATGCTGATAACAGTTGTTGATCACATCACTAAGAAGAGTGGGAAAAGTTGGTTTGGTAAGGACTTGAATAGTAGTCGATTGGACAAATTCTATTGGCTATTGGCAGCCATAGCCACGGTgaatttgttcttgtttgtgtttgttgccCGTCGATATTCCTACAAAAATGTGCAAAAGTTAGCAGTGGCTGATTGCTATGAAGGCAAAAGTGACTGTGAGGGGGTGGAAACCAAGGTTTAG